A single genomic interval of Nocardioides nitrophenolicus harbors:
- a CDS encoding adenylate/guanylate cyclase domain-containing protein produces MGVKVIGGWLQERHALHMGRWLLEFDQPEAETEFRAYDDAAGLRQSRIAVWVAVFFVLVYGGIDFLVVGSGDAEAAAIVRFAVATPILLVAAVLVGRAGFVARHLQLSSVVLAGFLMVLLGTVLARTADLPATYVHTSGTVTLIGAIGLLRLRMHAIGAAVALYAAVSLTLPRASDQLETIVAPTIGISTIAVIVGYALERLRRTAFERQREVELERARSDELLHNVLPAPIVERLRTERGAIADSAPNVSVLFSDIVGFTPVSEALSAEELVGLLDTMFREFDALCDDRGIEKIKTVGDAYMAVAGLPVPDENHAASLAELALDMQRTLARLSPAWPSPIAMRIGIASGPVVAGVIGQRKFTYDLWGDTVNTASRMESHGRPHRIQVSAATHALLEDRYMFSDPQLVDVKGKGPMTTYFLLGAPA; encoded by the coding sequence GTGGGGGTCAAGGTGATCGGCGGCTGGCTGCAGGAGCGCCACGCCCTGCACATGGGGCGCTGGCTGCTGGAGTTCGACCAGCCCGAGGCCGAGACCGAGTTCCGCGCGTACGACGACGCGGCGGGCCTGCGCCAGTCCCGGATCGCGGTGTGGGTGGCCGTGTTCTTCGTCCTGGTCTACGGCGGCATCGACTTCCTGGTCGTGGGCTCCGGCGACGCGGAGGCGGCGGCGATCGTCCGGTTCGCGGTGGCGACCCCGATCCTGCTGGTCGCGGCCGTCCTGGTCGGCCGGGCAGGCTTCGTGGCCCGTCACCTCCAGCTCAGCTCCGTGGTGCTGGCCGGTTTCCTGATGGTGCTGCTCGGCACCGTGCTGGCACGCACGGCGGACCTGCCCGCGACGTACGTCCACACCTCGGGGACGGTCACCCTGATCGGCGCGATCGGCCTGCTCCGGCTGCGGATGCACGCCATCGGCGCGGCCGTCGCCCTCTACGCCGCCGTCAGCCTCACCCTCCCCCGCGCGAGCGACCAGCTCGAGACGATCGTCGCACCGACGATCGGGATCAGCACGATCGCGGTCATCGTCGGGTACGCGCTCGAGCGACTGCGGCGCACCGCCTTCGAGCGCCAGCGCGAGGTCGAGCTGGAGCGGGCCCGCTCCGACGAGCTGCTCCACAACGTGCTCCCCGCGCCGATCGTCGAGCGGCTGCGCACCGAGCGCGGCGCGATCGCCGACTCCGCGCCGAACGTGAGCGTGCTCTTCTCCGACATCGTCGGCTTCACGCCGGTCTCGGAGGCGCTGAGCGCCGAGGAGCTGGTCGGGCTGCTCGACACCATGTTCCGCGAGTTCGACGCGCTGTGCGACGACCGCGGCATCGAGAAGATCAAGACCGTCGGCGACGCGTACATGGCCGTCGCGGGCCTGCCCGTCCCCGACGAGAACCATGCCGCCTCCCTCGCCGAGCTGGCGCTCGACATGCAGCGCACGCTCGCCCGCCTCTCCCCTGCCTGGCCGAGCCCGATCGCGATGCGGATCGGCATCGCCTCCGGCCCGGTCGTCGCCGGGGTGATCGGGCAGCGCAAGTTCACCTACGACCTGTGGGGCGACACCGTCAACACCGCCAGCCGGATGGAGTCCCACGGCCGGCCGCACCGGATCCAGGTGTCCGCGGCGACGCACGCGCTGCTCGAGGACAGGTACATGTTCAGTGACCCGCAGCTGGTGGACGTCAAGGGCAAGGGGCCGATGACGACGTACTTCCTGCTCGGGGCGCCGGCGTAG
- a CDS encoding succinate dehydrogenase/fumarate reductase iron-sulfur subunit, producing the protein MKVTLKVWRQENAAAQGAMHTYELDGVSSDMSFLEMLDLLNEQLVTSGEEPVAFDSDCREGICGMCSLMINGQAHGPEVTTTCQLHMRSFNDGDTITIEPWRAEPFPVLKDLVVDRSAFDRIIQAGGYISANTGSAPEANSVPAPRDKAMRAFNVATCIGCGACVAACPNGSASLFMGAKITHLGELPQGQPERWSRVVDMVGQHDHEGFGGCTNIGECAAACPKEIPLDVISQLNKDLRTALKNGH; encoded by the coding sequence GTGAAGGTCACTCTCAAGGTGTGGCGGCAGGAGAACGCCGCTGCCCAGGGTGCGATGCACACCTACGAGCTCGACGGCGTCTCGTCCGACATGTCCTTCCTGGAGATGCTCGACCTGCTCAACGAGCAGCTCGTCACCTCCGGCGAGGAGCCGGTCGCGTTCGACAGCGACTGTCGTGAGGGCATCTGCGGCATGTGCTCGCTGATGATCAACGGCCAGGCCCACGGCCCCGAGGTCACCACCACCTGCCAGCTGCACATGCGCTCGTTCAACGACGGCGACACGATCACCATCGAGCCCTGGCGCGCCGAGCCGTTCCCGGTGCTCAAGGACCTGGTCGTCGACCGGTCGGCGTTCGACCGGATCATCCAGGCCGGCGGCTACATCTCCGCCAACACCGGCTCGGCCCCCGAGGCCAACTCGGTGCCGGCGCCGCGCGACAAGGCGATGCGGGCGTTCAACGTCGCGACCTGCATCGGCTGCGGCGCCTGCGTCGCCGCCTGCCCCAACGGCTCCGCCTCGCTGTTCATGGGCGCCAAGATCACCCACCTCGGCGAGCTGCCCCAGGGCCAGCCGGAGCGCTGGTCGCGCGTCGTCGACATGGTCGGCCAGCACGACCACGAGGGCTTCGGCGGCTGCACCAACATCGGCGAGTGCGCCGCGGCCTGCCCGAAGGAGATCCCGCTCGACGTGATCTCCCAGCTCAACAAGGACCTGCGCACCGCGCTGAAGAACGGTCACTGA
- a CDS encoding YihY/virulence factor BrkB family protein — translation MRIVDRAKDKLAELRERWPLVDHAVRTQEHYGAVQGSQQAGGVTYFGFLSVFPILALAFFVVGWVARVFPDAQDALVKAIEEVLPGLVGDGTGQVNLTDIQDAAGTVGIIGLVGVLYAGLGWLSSLQSALTVLFEMPARLRPNFVIGKVRDLVTLVVLGVVLFASVIASAVLTRTSRALLDAIGIGAQLGWLVAVVAVLLGLAASALLFFLMFRLLVRPDLPDRALWSGAVLGALGFEILKQLSGLLLTGTRGQPAFQAFGIALILLVWINYFSRVILYAAAWAQTSPLAERPPAPVPAARAIAAAAAPAPGAPAAAAEDAPGSRTPSLLAFAAGGVAGALVARVGRRTGRSGRLGR, via the coding sequence ATGAGGATCGTCGACCGCGCGAAGGACAAGCTCGCCGAGCTCCGCGAGCGCTGGCCGCTCGTCGACCACGCGGTGCGCACCCAGGAGCACTACGGCGCCGTCCAGGGCAGTCAGCAGGCCGGCGGCGTCACCTACTTCGGCTTCCTGTCGGTGTTCCCGATCCTCGCCCTGGCGTTCTTCGTGGTCGGCTGGGTCGCGCGGGTCTTCCCCGACGCGCAGGACGCCCTGGTCAAGGCCATCGAGGAGGTGCTGCCGGGCCTGGTCGGCGACGGCACCGGCCAGGTGAACCTGACCGACATCCAGGACGCGGCCGGGACGGTCGGGATCATCGGTCTGGTCGGCGTCCTGTACGCCGGCCTGGGCTGGCTGTCCTCGCTGCAGTCGGCGCTCACGGTCCTCTTCGAGATGCCCGCCCGGCTGCGGCCCAACTTCGTGATCGGCAAGGTGCGCGACCTGGTCACCCTGGTCGTCCTCGGCGTCGTCCTGTTCGCCAGCGTGATCGCGTCGGCGGTCCTCACCCGGACCTCACGCGCGTTGCTCGACGCGATCGGCATCGGCGCCCAGCTCGGCTGGCTGGTCGCCGTGGTCGCGGTGCTGCTCGGCCTGGCGGCGTCGGCGCTGCTGTTCTTCTTGATGTTCCGGCTGCTCGTGCGCCCCGACCTGCCGGACCGGGCGCTGTGGTCCGGGGCCGTGCTCGGCGCGCTCGGCTTCGAGATCCTCAAGCAGCTCTCCGGGCTGCTGCTGACCGGCACCCGCGGCCAACCGGCGTTCCAGGCGTTCGGCATCGCACTGATCCTGCTGGTCTGGATCAACTACTTCTCGCGGGTGATCCTCTACGCCGCGGCCTGGGCCCAGACCAGTCCGCTCGCCGAGCGGCCGCCGGCGCCGGTCCCGGCCGCCCGGGCGATCGCGGCCGCGGCCGCCCCAGCGCCGGGAGCACCGGCAGCGGCGGCGGAGGACGCCCCCGGCTCGCGGACACCGAGCCTGCTCGCGTTCGCGGCCGGCGGGGTCGCGGGGGCCCTCGTCGCCCGGGTCGGTCGTCGTACCGGACGGTCTGGGAGACTGGGCAGGTGA
- the trpS gene encoding tryptophan--tRNA ligase, which produces MSATTEHPPVPETAQPAAPEGAARPRVLSGIQPTADSFHLGNYMGALRQWVDLQRDHQPFFFIADQHAITTDWDPKLLRERTLRSAAQLLAAGVDPEKSAIFVQSHIPAHAQLGWVLNGLTGFGEARRMTQFKDKSAKGGEGAASVGLFAYPILMAADILLYRPHYVPVGEDQRQHLELTRDLAQRFNGRFKKTFRLPEPYILKATAKIYDLQEPTKKMSKSGSGPNGIIEMLEEPARSAKKIRSAVTDSGTEIRFDQDEKPGVSNLLTIYSALTGESVQALEEQYAGKMYGDLKKDLADVVVGFVTPFRDRTLELLDNQDHLMQVLAQGAETAGAVAESTLRDVYQRVGFVAPVERRTEAR; this is translated from the coding sequence ATGTCCGCCACCACCGAGCACCCGCCCGTGCCGGAGACCGCGCAGCCGGCCGCGCCCGAGGGGGCCGCGCGACCGCGCGTGCTGTCCGGGATCCAGCCGACCGCCGACTCCTTCCACCTCGGCAACTACATGGGTGCGCTGCGGCAGTGGGTGGACCTGCAGCGCGACCACCAGCCGTTCTTCTTCATCGCCGACCAGCACGCGATCACCACCGACTGGGACCCCAAGCTGCTGCGCGAGCGCACCCTGCGCAGCGCCGCCCAGCTCCTCGCGGCCGGCGTCGACCCCGAGAAGTCGGCGATCTTCGTGCAGAGCCACATCCCCGCGCACGCCCAGCTCGGCTGGGTGCTCAACGGGCTGACCGGCTTCGGCGAGGCGCGGCGGATGACGCAGTTCAAGGACAAGTCGGCGAAGGGCGGCGAGGGCGCGGCGAGCGTGGGCCTGTTCGCGTACCCGATCCTGATGGCCGCCGACATCCTGCTCTACCGGCCCCACTACGTGCCGGTCGGCGAAGACCAGCGCCAGCACCTCGAGCTGACCCGCGACCTCGCGCAGCGTTTCAACGGCCGGTTCAAGAAGACCTTCCGGCTGCCCGAGCCCTACATCCTCAAGGCGACCGCGAAGATCTACGACCTGCAGGAGCCGACCAAGAAGATGTCGAAGTCGGGCTCGGGCCCCAACGGCATCATCGAGATGCTCGAGGAACCGGCCCGGTCGGCGAAGAAGATCCGCTCGGCGGTCACCGACTCCGGCACCGAGATCCGCTTCGACCAGGACGAGAAGCCGGGGGTCAGCAACCTGCTGACCATCTACTCCGCGCTGACCGGGGAGAGCGTCCAGGCCCTCGAGGAGCAGTACGCCGGCAAGATGTACGGCGACCTCAAGAAGGACCTCGCCGACGTGGTGGTCGGCTTCGTGACCCCGTTCCGGGACCGGACGCTGGAGCTCCTCGACAACCAGGACCACCTGATGCAGGTGCTCGCGCAGGGTGCCGAGACGGCGGGCGCCGTCGCCGAGAGCACGCTGCGCGACGTCTACCAGCGGGTCGGCTTCGTGGCACCGGTGGAGCGTCGTACGGAGGCCCGCTGA
- a CDS encoding SCO4848 family membrane protein — protein MKFERKHAILLLAVAAWNVFSFGNFAKNLYQAYDAGEDRATGYWVAHTVLIVVNFVIAGLLGSLGWKALRAAKDA, from the coding sequence GTGAAGTTCGAGCGCAAGCACGCCATCCTGCTCCTCGCCGTCGCGGCCTGGAACGTCTTCTCCTTCGGCAACTTCGCCAAGAACCTCTACCAGGCCTACGACGCCGGCGAGGACCGGGCGACAGGCTACTGGGTCGCCCACACGGTGCTGATCGTCGTGAACTTCGTGATCGCCGGTCTGCTCGGCTCGCTCGGCTGGAAGGCGCTGCGGGCGGCAAAGGACGCGTGA
- a CDS encoding fumarate reductase/succinate dehydrogenase flavoprotein subunit, with protein MAAGTHYLPGLTATNQPSVQTSDDAAGYYELGDKIVDPHAPTGPIAERWTTRKFENRLVNPANRRKLDIIIVGTGLAGGAAAATLGEAGYNVKSFCYQDSPRRAHSIAAQGGINAAKNYREDGDSTYRLFYDTVKGGDYRSRESNVYRLAEVSANIIDQCVAQGVPFAREYGGLLDNRSFGGVQVSRTFYARGQTGQQLLIGAYQAMERQVAAGTVEQFTRHEMLDLIVIDGKARGIVARDMVSGEIETHLADVVVLASGGYGNVFYLSTNAMGSNVMAAWRAHRKGAYMANPCYTQIHPTCIPISGAHQSKLTLMSESLRNDGRIWVPKKVEDCEKDPRDIPEEDRDYYLERIYPSFGNLVPRDIASRAAKYMCDEGRGVGPAIEEQQPDGTTKMVRRGVYLDFADAIKRLGKDGVEEKYDNLLDMYERITGENPYEVPMRIYPAVHYVMGGLWVDYELRSNIDGLFVTGEANFSDHGANRLGASALMQGLADGYFVLPNTIREYLADGPFEKIDESHPEVKAALDAVNERVAKLMSINGTRSVESIHKELGSIMWEYCGMERTEEGLKLAIEKIKALRKEFWTNVRVLGSADSLNQDLEKANRVADFIELGELMCIDALNRRESCGGHFRAESQTEDGEALRHDDEFAYVAAWEWGGDSNEGGKPVLHKEDLIYTAIELKQRSYK; from the coding sequence ATGGCTGCAGGAACCCACTACCTCCCCGGTCTGACCGCGACCAACCAGCCGTCGGTCCAGACCTCCGACGACGCCGCGGGCTACTACGAGCTCGGCGACAAGATCGTCGACCCCCACGCCCCGACCGGCCCGATCGCCGAGCGCTGGACCACCCGCAAGTTCGAGAACCGCCTGGTCAACCCGGCCAACCGCCGCAAGCTCGACATCATCATCGTCGGCACCGGCCTGGCCGGCGGCGCCGCCGCCGCCACGCTCGGCGAGGCCGGCTACAACGTGAAGTCCTTCTGCTACCAGGACTCCCCGCGCCGGGCGCACTCCATCGCCGCCCAGGGCGGCATCAACGCGGCCAAGAACTACCGCGAGGACGGCGACTCGACGTACCGGCTGTTCTACGACACGGTCAAGGGCGGCGACTACCGCTCGCGCGAGTCGAACGTCTACCGCCTCGCCGAGGTCTCGGCCAACATCATCGACCAGTGCGTCGCGCAGGGCGTCCCGTTCGCCCGCGAGTACGGCGGCCTGCTCGACAACCGCTCCTTCGGTGGCGTGCAGGTCTCCCGCACCTTCTACGCCCGCGGCCAGACCGGACAGCAGCTCCTCATCGGCGCCTACCAGGCGATGGAGCGCCAGGTCGCTGCCGGCACCGTCGAGCAGTTCACCCGCCACGAGATGCTCGACCTGATCGTCATCGACGGCAAGGCCCGCGGCATCGTCGCGCGCGACATGGTGAGCGGCGAGATCGAGACCCACCTCGCCGACGTCGTCGTCCTGGCCTCGGGTGGCTACGGCAACGTCTTCTACCTCTCGACCAACGCGATGGGCTCCAACGTGATGGCCGCGTGGCGCGCGCACCGCAAGGGCGCCTACATGGCCAACCCCTGCTACACGCAGATCCACCCGACCTGCATCCCGATCTCGGGCGCGCACCAGTCGAAGCTGACCCTGATGTCGGAGTCGCTGCGCAACGACGGCCGGATCTGGGTGCCCAAGAAGGTCGAGGACTGCGAGAAGGACCCGCGCGACATCCCCGAGGAGGACCGCGACTACTACCTCGAGCGGATCTACCCGTCGTTCGGCAACCTGGTCCCCCGCGACATCGCCTCGCGCGCGGCCAAGTACATGTGCGACGAGGGCCGCGGCGTCGGTCCCGCGATCGAGGAGCAGCAGCCCGACGGCACCACCAAGATGGTCCGCCGCGGCGTCTACCTCGACTTCGCCGACGCCATCAAGCGCCTCGGCAAGGACGGCGTCGAGGAGAAGTACGACAACCTCCTCGACATGTACGAGCGGATCACGGGCGAGAACCCCTACGAGGTCCCGATGCGGATCTACCCCGCCGTGCACTACGTCATGGGCGGGCTCTGGGTCGACTACGAGCTGCGCTCCAACATCGACGGCCTGTTCGTGACCGGCGAGGCCAACTTCTCCGACCACGGCGCCAACCGCCTGGGCGCCTCGGCCCTCATGCAGGGCCTGGCCGACGGCTACTTCGTGCTCCCGAACACCATCCGCGAGTACCTCGCCGACGGCCCGTTCGAGAAGATCGACGAGAGCCACCCCGAGGTGAAGGCCGCGCTGGACGCCGTCAACGAGCGCGTCGCCAAGCTGATGTCGATCAACGGCACCCGCTCGGTCGAGTCCATCCACAAGGAGCTCGGCTCCATCATGTGGGAGTACTGCGGCATGGAGCGCACCGAGGAGGGCCTCAAGCTCGCGATCGAGAAGATCAAGGCGCTGCGCAAGGAGTTCTGGACCAACGTCCGCGTGCTCGGCTCGGCCGACTCGCTCAACCAGGACCTCGAGAAGGCCAACCGGGTCGCCGACTTCATCGAGCTCGGCGAGCTGATGTGCATCGACGCCCTCAACCGCCGCGAGTCCTGCGGCGGCCACTTCCGCGCCGAGTCGCAGACCGAGGACGGCGAGGCGCTGCGCCACGACGACGAGTTCGCGTACGTCGCGGCCTGGGAGTGGGGCGGCGACTCCAACGAGGGTGGCAAGCCGGTCCTGCACAAGGAAGACCTCATCTACACCGCTATCGAGCTCAAGCAGAGGAGCTACAAGTGA
- a CDS encoding 2'-5' RNA ligase family protein gives MPVIGVAVAIPEPWAAELVGYRHRIGDPTAAGVPSHITLIPPTEVADDLAGIEAHLERVASKVAPFRVHLRGTGTFRPVSPVVFVSLAEGISQCEQLADAVRRGPLAVDLDYPYHPHVTVAHHLDDPTLDAAFDDLAGFECAFDVTDFHLYVHHEQEGWRSSRTFPLG, from the coding sequence ATGCCGGTGATCGGCGTCGCCGTCGCCATCCCGGAGCCGTGGGCCGCCGAGCTGGTCGGCTACCGGCACCGGATCGGGGACCCGACCGCGGCCGGCGTACCGAGCCACATCACGCTCATCCCGCCGACCGAGGTGGCCGACGACCTCGCCGGGATCGAGGCCCACCTCGAGCGTGTGGCGAGCAAGGTGGCGCCGTTCCGGGTTCATCTGCGCGGAACGGGTACCTTCCGGCCCGTGTCGCCCGTCGTCTTCGTCAGCCTCGCCGAGGGAATCTCCCAGTGCGAGCAGCTCGCCGACGCCGTACGCCGGGGTCCGCTCGCCGTCGACCTCGACTACCCGTACCACCCCCACGTCACCGTCGCGCACCACCTCGACGACCCCACCCTGGACGCGGCCTTCGACGACCTGGCCGGCTTCGAGTGCGCCTTCGACGTCACCGACTTCCACCTGTACGTCCACCACGAGCAGGAGGGCTGGCGCTCCAGCCGCACCTTCCCGCTCGGCTGA